The following nucleotide sequence is from Cyclopterus lumpus isolate fCycLum1 chromosome 20, fCycLum1.pri, whole genome shotgun sequence.
TCATCTTTTCCCACGAAGGCGTTTGAACACCTCCACTTGGAATCGGTGGAGGTGTTGAAGAGCTCCCCCTTCCTGGTTTtcctcacatatatatatatatttttctttttctcgtgGTTGCTGTGAGTCCGGTTCCGCCGGCCGTGTGACTTTTTCAAACCTGGGGCGCGATTCATGGGATGCAACCACCATGTCGGATCCCAGTGAGCGCAGGCCGGTCAACACGGACTACGCCGTCTCCCTGCTGGAGCAGCTCAAGTTCTTTTACGAACAGAAATTACTGACCGACGTCGTGCTGCTGGTGGAGGACGCGGAGTTCCCGTGTCACAAGATGGTCCTCGCCACGTGTAGCTCCTATTTCAGGTGAGCCGCCGCGGGGAACGGGTGTGTGGAATAACTCGTACACGTCAGGGGAGGGGATTTCTGTTTTTAACGACCTCCGGGCCGATCGTGCTTCGTTTCAATGAATAATGCACCACACGCTGCGTTGGTTTCTGTGTCTAAAGACTGCAAACATTGCCCCCCTTCAGTCTTCGTTGGGATGGAGATGTAGGTACGCTGTCGCCGTGTAGCGTCTGTAATGTATATTTCAGTAAGTGCTCACCTCCCTACAGTTGCAATGAATAATGCACCACGTCGTAGAGCAAGTGTTATCCACTTTATGCTCAGAGGATGGTGTTTCCTTGAAAAGCTGCCAGTTATTAATCCGTCTCCTTGATATATTTCTACTTGGACCAAAAATGAAGCAATCTTTAACCCATAGTTCCACCTCTGTGCCCCTCCAGGCCCTTGGGAGGCCTTGTTGGAACGCACAACATTGCataatgaagtgtgtgtgtgtgtgtgtgtgtgtgtgtgtgtgtgtgtgtgtgtgtgtgtgtgtgtgtgtgtgtgtgtgtgtgtgtgtgtgtgtgtgtgtgtgtgtgtgtgtgtgtgtgtgtgtgtgtgtgtgtgtgtgtgtgtgtgtgtgtgtgtgtgtgtgtgtgtgtgtgtgtgtgtgtgtgtgtgtgtgtgtgtgtgtgtgtgtgtgtgtgtgtgtgtgtgtgtgtgtgtgtgtgtgtgtgtgtgtgtgtgtgtgtgtgtgtgtgtgtactgcagtGAATATGACGGCGCGGCAGCCTCGGCTGTGGGAAGAGTCCATCTGTGCTTGACGGGAGGCTCATGCTGCATTTGAACGCGCCGTCTATCcgtctcccttttttcttttttctctcgcTGCACAGTCCAAGAAAAGGTCCCGACAACTCGATGCCTCTCTCTCGCCTTCTCCGTGATCTTCCCCGCTGTGTTTCTGTCACACTCGTCTAGTGTGAACATGCAAAgcattcccccccctcccctcccctcccctgaGGGGTTCATAGGTGTCGCAGCGCTTCCTCTAAACTcccccccattttttttttctcttcacacGCCTCGCTTCAGggaaaaggagggggggagcTTGTGTTTGGAGAGGAAAGTCTGGTCACGTAGGTcttggagggaggggggggcggggtatGCCATGCCATGCCTGCAGGGTTGCGTAATACAGCTTGGCAGGTTTAGCCCCTGCTGTGAGCAGCCCAGTCGAACCcctaaataaaacatacagtagGGCAGCGCTATGTTGCAGGCGACGTATTGTTAAAGGAGTTGCAAGTAAATAGTTTTCTCATTGACtaatcataataaaaacaactgtgCAGTTGTTACAATTTGGACTCAAATGATTAATTCATCATCCAGATTGTTGTAGATTTATTGCCCGTCATTTAATAAATGGATTCATGGACCAAATGTTTCAGCACTATTTTAAACACTAAAGcgccgtttaaaaaaaactaaaaacatttgttaattGTTCAAACCCGTTCCCTCGGAGCCGCTTGTGCGTTTCCCAGCAGCCATTGTGTCCTCTGTGGCGTTAACGGAAGAAGAACGACATCGTCGGCGACGCAGTGACGACCGACCAAGACAGGAACTCTTCACACGGAGAAATCGTGTCGCACTCTGTGCATGTTGCGCCCCGTAATGGATGCAAATGACCAGTCAGAGTCAGCGACGGCTCTGCAGGTGCataaaggttaaaggttaaagaCGTCGTCTGATTAATGGAAACGTGGAGCTCTGAGCAGAGGGAAGCCCGGCAGGCAAACGAAGATTAAAATTCAAACATTAATGGAACAGTACAATGAATGAAACTAGTAAatcaattgaaaaataaataaaagcaataaaaagcagatttaaaaaaagtggaATTCAATCCGGCTCTTTAAGACCAAGAATACTTCTGCTTAGATGGGCgtcaaataatttaaatggtTAAATAGTTTATAAAAGAAGATACAAGCAAAACTTTACggctttaaaaaatgtaatttaattccCCACTATCCACAAAAAAGAATAGTTGTGGGTTTATTATTATGAAGTCCAGAAACCACAGATAAccgaaaataaaataataataataataataatttctacttgttaaaaaaacaaacaaatgaggacgtttttcattcataaaaacatcTTTTTCATATCTTCTGTTGAAGTCACCGCATTAATTCTGTTTGTCGCTAATTCGTCTTtgcaaagtaaaataaaattaacCCAGGTGTCCAGTTTAAAATCCTTCCAACAAGATAAGAAATGTTAAATTGTTTGCAGATGAGTCCTCTTATCTCCTCGCTCGGTTACTactgccttgttgttgttgttgttgttgttgatgactGACGCCCCTCCCCTCGTTAATCTCGCTCCCGCAGGGCGATGTTCATGAGCGGCCTCAGCGAGAGCAAGCAGACCCACGTCCACCTGAGGAACGTGGACCCGGCCACCCTGCAGATCATCATCGCCTACGCCTACACCGGCAACCTGGCCATCAGCGACAGCACCGTGGAGCCACTCTACGAGACCGCCTGCTTCCTGCAGGTCAGTGCCGGCTGCGGGTTATAGCTCATAAGCTGTAAATAAAtacccctttttttaaatgtatattcatGACTTGTTTATGAAGCTCTAGATGTTCGGCGGTAGATGGTCGTCTTGGTGCTTTTGAGTATCGAGAGAGACTCTCTAACACATCAGCTTCATctctttttaatctttatttttaaaagaataaagaagccttttttttatagTCTCAAGTGTGTTCTTACATACATCTTTAGTTTTGACATCTTATTGATTTTAAAGTACTCTTAGTTCTGCTTATCGGTACGGTTCCTCGTCGGTTCTTCTTGATTattgaagaggggggggggacacttaattaagaaaataattgcTTTATTATTCTTGTACGTAAACAAATCCGTTTTGAGCAGGAACGATTATCTTTCATTGATTAGCCTGTTCTGTTCTGATCAAACTACATTTGAGGAGCCGGAAGCAGCAaatctttgactttttttcctCAATGAACTTTTAATTGAGGAATTGATTATTCCGTGGTCCTCTGTCCAGGTGGAGGACGTCTTGCTGCAGTGCCGAGATTACCTGGTGAAGAAGATCAACGCCGAGAACTGCGTCCGCATGCTGAGCATCGGCGACCTGTTCAGCTGCAGCGAGCTGAAGCAGAGCGCCAAGCGCATGGTGGAGCACAAGTTCCCCATGGTGTACCGGCAGGAGTCCTTCCTCCAGCTGTCCCACGAGCTGGTGATCGACGTCCTGAGCAGCGACAACCTCAacgtggagaaggaggagacggtGCGCGAGGCGGCCATGCTGTGGCTGGAGTACAACATGGAGGCGCGCTCGCAGCACCTGTCCTCCGTGCTCAGCCAGATCCGCATCGACGCGCTGTCCGAGGTGACGCAGCGCGCCTGGTTCCAGGGCCTGCCGCCCAACGACAAGTCGGTGGTGGTGCAGGGCCTCTACAAGTCCATGCCCAAGTTCTTCAAGCCGCGGCTGGGCATGACCAAGGAGGAGACCCTCATCTTCATGGAGGCCGTGTCGGAAACGCAGGGCGACGGCTACGTCATGTCCAGCTCCGTGCCCACCACGGTGGTGTGCTACAGCCCGCAGGCAGAGAAGGTGTACAAGCTCAACAACCCCCCGGGGGACCTGCAGAAGGTGGGGACCCTCGTCACGCCCGACAACGACGTCTTCATCGCCGGCGGGCAGATCCCCCTCAAGAACTCCATCACCAACCACGGCAAGAGCGGAAAGCTCCAGGCGGTCTTCCACTCGGTGGACAGCTTCTTCTGGTTCGACGCCCAGCAGAACGCCTGGGTGCCCAAAACGCCCATGCTGTGCGCCCGGATCAAGCCCTCGCTGGTCCACTGCGAGGGCTACATCTACGCGATCGGCGGGGACAACGTCGGCGGGGAGCTGAACAAGCGCACGGTGGAGCGCTACGACTGCGAGAAGGACGAGTGGAGCATGATGAGCCCGCTGCCCTTCGCCTGGAACTGGAGCACCTCCGTGGTGGCGCACGACTGCATCTACGTGATGACCCACGACCTGATGTACTGCTACTTCCCCCGCGCCGACACCTGGGTGGAGATGGCAATGCGCCAGACGAGCCGCTGCTTCGCCTCCGCCGCCGCCTTCGGCGACCTCATCTTCTACATCGGCGGCCTCCACGTGGTCAGCAACTCCGGCGTCCGCCTGCCGACGAGCACCATCGACGGCTCCTCCGTCACCGTGGAGATCTACGACGTCGGCAAGAACGAGTGGCGCCAGGCCGCCAACATCCCCGCCAAGCGCTACTCGGACCCGTGCGTGCGGGCGGTGGTGCTGCTCAACTCGCTGTGCATTTTCATGCGCGAGACCCACATGAACGAGCGCGCCAAGTACGCCATCTACCAGTACGACATGGAGCTGGACCGCTGGTACCTGCGGCAGCCCGTGTCCGAGCGCGTGCTCTGGGATCTGGGGAAGGACTTCCGCTGCGCGGTGGGGAAGCTGTACCCCTCCTGCCTGGAGGAGTCCCCCTGGAAACCCCCCACGTACCTCTTCTCCCCCGACGGAGCCGAGGAGTTCGAGGTGGACGGGGAGCTGGTGACCCTCCCCCACGTATAgctctccaccccccctccctccctccctccctccctccctcgctgaCTGAACTGGGATGAACAAGGGGGTGGCGGAGCTAAAATATGAAAGGGTTCGTGGAGTATGGGAGGCTTGAAGCccgaaaagaagaagaagaagagagcgaAAAAGAtcccccttttaaaaaaataaattacaaaaatactAGTAAtctgaaaagtttttttttttcttattttgtcaGTTGTGACATCTGTTAGATATTATTACAAGTCTGTCATACTGTTTCTACAATGTGATCTAAACTGAttttgtgatgatgatgatgatgatgcactTAACTGGTAAACCTTCCCGGAACGACAATGGCAACTGTACCAAAATCCCCCCCCTTCCTGTCTTTTTGTCCCCTCTTCTCTCACCACTGAtgataaaactaaaactaaatgaatACTGTGTTGAAAAATCTCTCGTTTTGAGTATAAAACTCGTGAGAAGTTATCGGCTCCTTTGTGGCAGGAAGGCAGCGTCAACGTgtcactcctgtgtgtgttttttttttaccctaaAAGTTGTAACCTGACGAAgaaaaatgtcccaatattaAAACGTTTGATCTCGTAGCCTTCGGTGGGTAAAGTTTTAAAAGATGTGGTTCGGTTGTTATCTGGTGACAAACTCCATCCGCTGGTTTCCAGGAAGTGATGATCACTGTCAAAActactgatttaaaaaaaaaaattgtattatCAATAATTAAAACTTTTAAGCTCAAATGTTGTCACATGATAACAATTTAAACTTATGACGAAGATGCTATTTGAGAAATAATAATTTGGACCTTACGTTTTTTGGCCAGCGCTTCTAAAGATAATTGCATTGAtgatcactttttcttttttttttaaaattaatctCAGtcctataaaataaaaaggctcCAGCATAATtcgttaaataaatacattttgctaAATTCTCACATTTAAGGAGCTGGagctcatttttttaaatgactaaatGCAGAAACGggtaaatatattaaaatgtccaaCGTTTCCTGGTTTAATTTTGCATCGTTGAATGTTTTTAGAGATAAACGATGAACCGATAATGAAAGTTAGTTTCAGCTAGACGATGAAtcctttttagttttgttgctGTCTggcgagcaaaaaaaaaaaaaacttttcagagacatctattttttttttttttttacattttctttcacgaagctaaaaaaaagtattcGATAGATTTGAGAACGGGACTTCTTGAGAAAAGGCCCCCCGCAGACAAGAGGAacggggggggggcgtgtggtTCTCTGGGGGGGGTCGGGAGGGTTTTAAAAGAGGGGTGACTGCAGGTCCGGTCACccatcctcccccctcctcctcctcctcgccgctCTCTTGACTCCACTATAGCGCCCCCTGCAGTCTGTTTGCACGCCGTCTTCCACACAGCGAGCAAGTTTACACTTCACTCAAACCCATCGTCACGTGTTCatgaaaaactttttttttcctctgcaaaacacacaacaacctCCACTCTGTTAGGTTTCGGGCtcatgcatattttttttttttttaatttccaagctgctgaaatatatatatatatatatttcatatgttaaaaaaaagaaagaaaagacaactgTTTTATTTAGTGTGGGGGAAAATAACCAGGTCTATTTTGTAttagtgtctttttttaattttatttaatatcaaACATTACTGTAGTGTGATTGTGGGTAGATATCCATTTTCCTATCAGATTAAATTTGAGTGAATATTGAGGATTCTTGCTGCTGATTGGTTGTGAGAGGAGAGGGCTGGCCCACGGCTGTTGCTATGTCCCTGCAACCACTAGCAGtagtggagggaggggggagggtctTCCTCctaccttttaaaaaacatgagCACAGGTGCTTCATGACCTTACTAGCATGTTTGGCTGCATCATATTCCTTTGGCACTGTATTTTGAATGAACgttaatttattaaaaaacataccAAAAACGTTCCTGAAACTGACTCAcggtttcttttgttttggactttaaaaaaaatatatatgtaaatgtgttccGTGTTGGGTTTTCTGCTGCcagtttaaaagaaaattatcattgaaatccctttttttaatatcagaTTATTATAAGTTGGTGTTTAATGTCTTGCTAgattttggtttgtttgaggAAAAGGTAAATAATGATTTTACTGATTTGTTTCCaacaacatttaacatttaacagcTTCTTTtggttaaatgaaaaaaaaaatcatgcttATATTTCTCTACCTTACGGTGATAATGTTACTGAATATCTGACATGATGCTTAAAACCCTAACCCTGAATTGTCAAAAATATACCAGCATGTATTAGTAtttaatacaattataataatctGAGTTAAAAGGCTTTTCCAGTTTATTGTTATCAATTAATACATTAGGAATTTAAATGGTGGAAATAAGTTTAATttttcaaatataatttttctttttatctgaGGTGAGTCTCATTTACcaaaactattatttaaaaaaaacatacacgaCACAACAGTGACATCTGGAGTCGTTTTattaaaaggacatttttatatccacacgtagaaacgtagaaatatGATTTAATTTATACGCTGAAAACCTTTGCAAAAAAGTTTGCATTTTGGTTTCTTTCCTATTTTATTGCATTACAACCTGgaatttaaataacattttgaaatagatttttctttcttttctttttttttaaataaaattttaaataAAGACCTACAGAAAATagtcaacattttcttttaattattattattattagaaataaacaaaattacatttaagtTTTAACATGAATATTATTTACTTTGGCGGGGTAAATTAAAGCAATAAAGCCCATAAATAAGTTATAATACCAATTACTACCGGATGTTGTAACTTAAAATTACGTATGATGaagtattgtttttaaaaacgttATCTTTTAGAACACAACTTTTAAAAAGGGTCATTTTTCTGCGGCCATgtttgtaaaacaacaacaacaacaacaacaacaacaaccctctTTTGTAAACTGTTTGGCTgacctacatttttttttatttacttattatttttACCCGGACACATTTGAAGGAATAAAAGAAAGGTTCCATCATCTTctgaaaataaaagtctgaggtttatttatttatttttaatacagcAATATAGTATAGTATCACTTCCTCTCCAATACAGTAAAAGCATCCGTCAAGAAAATATAGTGTGAATTTTAATTCgcaatatattcatatacgttaaatacaaaatgaaaatatatcgaggatattaaaaaaattaaataaaaaaaaaaaaagcagctttttaacagccgattctttttttatttaaatgttgattttttttttttacttaatccaaaaatgaaaagaaatttCCCAAAATAGCCAAAAACCAAAAGAATAAAGACGTTAAAAGAGTTTTAAAGACAGAAGGATGACGCTCATTACAGCTGTAAACCCGGACTGGACGGAGCGCACTCACCGGACCACTTTGGTGGACCACTTTGGACCACTTTGGACCACTTTGGACCCCTTTGGACCCGACTGTTGTTCAATACGTTTAAAAGATCCTGGAAGCACCTCAAAAAGTTCCACTCGTACAAGAGAAAGAGTCACATAAATAGAATATAATGGCTGCTTTGCCAGAGGCAGAgggacttttctttcttccagtgTTGGTCATGACAAAACAATGGATATCTATGAGTTTATGCGCAAGCAAATAAATAAGTTACCCGACTTTAAACTATTTACTATTACTAAATATACTTTTTCTAACGTGTAGTATAAAAAAAGGGTGAGGGTGAACAAGCACCCTGACAAACACGGCTGGGTGCAGGTTCCTTCATAGTCGAGGGAGGCTTCAGGCATCGGGTACACGAGGATTCGCGTAAACGGCGTGGTGGTTATTGCAGTAACGGCGTTCGGGTTTTTGTAATTACGTCGGGTTGGTGTGAAAGTTCCAGTTGATTTtttggaaatgtatttatttatgtggaAAAATGCcatgaataaaatgtcaaaatggagAAAGGGGAGAATTCCCTGCGTCATCTTTAAAAATCTtattatcaaaaaaaaaaggagtattTTGAAGACCAGAAATTGACGTGATGTCCGTAAAGTAAAATGAAACTTTACTGAATGCATCGATAATTAAAACTGTtggtcaaatatttaaaataaagcgCTTCATATTTTTAACATTGTTCTGTAAATGTGtagaattattaataattaaattaaagtagaATTAGCGAGCTAAGTTTGTTAGCGTTATCTTGTTGGCTAACATAACAGCTCTTATTACAgctttatttatacattttaccCACTGATAGGaacttaaaaaggaaaaatatgaagcttgtgtttgtttttttacgtaaGAATTCATGCAGTTACCACGACAACCACAGTGCGATTACATACCGAGACGCCACAGagtccaaaaaaaataaataaagttttttttttaaaaaggtgccacagctcatgcttttttttttctgtcaaaccgcgagaaaaaaacacaaccaaaacGCCGGCGTCTTCAGCGTCTCGCAGGAAAAAGCATCCATCAAAATGCAGAACAGACACGATGCAGCCGGCTGAacatttttgggggttttttttgaTCAAAAGAGCCGCCGGGCAGTCTTCTCTGCCTCACAGTGGATATGTGTGGACTGTACAGCGTCGAGGACGAGACTGTCATTATTATGATCATCCTTCATAAAAGCATCTCTCGAGTCCACTGAACAGGAAGAGgcaggaagaggacgaggacagaGTCTGCTGGGTTTTGGGGGTTTTTCAGGGCTGGACTTCTGCGGAGGGCTCCGGATGCTCCGCGGTGGTCACCGCCGGCGGCGGGGCCAATGTGGAGAACCAGGAGGACATGGCCGACTTAGCGCTGGTCAACGCTCCGCCCACGGACTGACCTGAGAACAGTAGAGACGCCAACACAACAGGTCAATAAATGTTGGTTTTACATCCTGtttctgcattctctctcctgaccaccaggggggcgactcctctggttgtatagaagtctatgcttcatgtgttaaagctgcattctctctcctgaccaccaggggggcgactcctctggttgtatagaagtctatgcttcatgtgttaaagctgcattctctctcctgaccaccaggggggcgactcctctggttgtatagaagtctatgcttcatgtgttaaagctgcattctctcacctgaccaccagggggcgactcctctggttgtatagaagtctatgcttcatgtgttaaagctgcattctctctcctgaccaccaggggggcgactcctctggttgtatagaagtctatgcttcatgtgttaaagctgcattctctctcctgaccaccaggggggcgactcctctggttgtatagaagtctatgcttcatgtgttaaagctgcattctctcacctgaccaccagggggcgactcctctggttgtatagaagtctatgcttcatgtgttaaagctgcattctctctcctgaccaccagggggcgactcctctggttgtatagaagtctatgcttcatgtgttaaagctgcattctctcacctgaccaccagggggtgactcctctggttgtatagaagtctatgcttcatgtgttaaagctgcattttctctactgaccaccagggggcgactcctctggttgtatagaagtctatgtgttaaagctgctgttTTCCGAGCTTCCTCACCCACGGCCTTCCCCGTCTGGACCACACTGCGACTCGTGGTCATCATGGCGTTCCCgatcttcttccctctctcgcTGTTCTGCACCGAGCTGCCGTGGACgatgaagagagaggaaggaggagattaGGCACCGAGTCAGGTGATGGGAGCTGAACCCGAGAGGGGCCACGGTTCACAACTAAACGCTCGGCTAAATTTGTCTTCTTCTTGAACACCAGTCTGGTGCGAGTCCCAACTGGCAACCTTTCCCATGGACTCCCCCCATGGGAAAGgttgcccccgcccccccccccccacacccacacacactcacacacatattacaccCCCATTGACATTCAGCAGGAATCTCACAGCAGCCCGGTCTGACAGACGGATGTGGACGCGTGTCAGCAGCTGCCGCTCTGTGCTTTCACACCTTCTCACCAGCCCAATTATTTAATCTGGACAGTTGGAAGCAAGagaatataaaagtaaaaaagattCGGCTTTAACCTTCTTAATTATTTAACGAGTTAACCAACCAATGAGGCGGCTCCGGGGAATCCGTTGCCCACTTccttttacatatttttatattatcttACACTATtatcactttttattatttatctattattatcTTATTGATTTTACTAGAGTTGTTCAAAtaccagtatatatatatatatatatatatatatatatatatatatatattttatgtataacacatatatatatatatatatatactgtatatatattatgtattatatatatatatatatatatattattattaataatttttatttatatttatatatttatttattacgtataatttgtattagtttttttaattattagtttTTCACTGTAAAAATTGTAATGGAATTTACTAGattcaatattaaatatcaGATATTAGATTGTACATGTATTATTCAACATATATTAAGATCTGCAAGCGTCAAAATATATCTAAATTACACAGAAAATGTGTTGGAATTAACGCAAATTAATCTAGAATCTGGAATTAAACGTCTTGCACGTAGAGCGCCATGGAAACGAATGCTGATAACTCTGAACCGGGTGAGGAATAATGGAAACTCTGTGGTAAAATTATCATATTTGCCACCCAGCcgccaaaaaataaaaaaaagaagcttccaAGAATTCAGAAAGCAGCTTCTCTCCGACTCGCCGGCTGACCCAAATAAACAGCTCCTTATGCCGACAATGGAGAGAGATCCTCTCACAGCGTCTGCCTGCAGCTCGTCACATGACATCTCTGCCACCGGCTGCTCTTTGTCCAGCAACCGGTGACAGGGAGACAtgaaaagaccccccccccctatctcacacacacacacacacacacacacacacacacacacacacacacacacacacacacacacacacacacacacacacacacacacacacacacacacacacacacacacacacacacacacacacacacacacacacacacacacacagttgttttttttaaataggagaGGTGGTGTTAGTGGATGGACTCAACTTGCAGCTTTTACTTTCTCAACCAaattttctgtcttttattttgaagggatcaatatttttttttcccctagGAAGTACGCAGCCTAATCATCGTCGAAAAAACTAATTTGTGCTCTTGCGAAATGTCATTCTTGCTCTTAAAGTTACTACGAGGAACTTTCATGTTGACttgattctggcgccccctgtggaatAAAGTGGTACTGCGTCCGAGCACTAGACTCCAGGTTGttactttcttcctttcttccatcatttccttctttcctttcttttccttctgcctgtattccttccttcattctttccttactctccttttctttccttctatcCTTTCcatccttttccttcttttgttcTATCCTTCCTTACTTCTTCCCTAATTTTCTTCCATCCCTCTTTCCTTACCTTTCCATCCTTTTCCatatttcttctttccttccttgcttttccccccctcccttcctccctttagTTTATTTCCTTATCCTCAATCGGTTCTTCCTTCCTTGTTAAAtattataatgcacattataatTCTTCAGTATCTATATTGTTTTATCATGTAATCAGGTTTCAATCTCATGATTAAGTAAAACTTTTTAATAAGTCGATCAATTCCAGTTCAAATCACATTTTGACAAATTATTACACAATATGTTGAGAAATTAAAATGGTTAAATGAATCGTAGATTTAGTAAATTGTTAATTGAATAGTAACTAAATTGTCTCAGCTTGTATCTTTAACTAAATTAAAAGTGTTTGCGTCTTATTAATCAAACTCAATTTTagggattttttttgtgtgcgccttttgtttgtttactgagGAGAAAGTTCACGGCGCCCAACGTCACCAAACACCccgacaggtgtgtgtgtgtgtgtgtgtgtgtgtgtgtgtgtgtgtgtgtgtgtgtgtgtgtgtgtgtgtgtgtgtgtgtgtgtgtgtgtgtgtgtgtgtgtgtgtgtgtgtgtgtgtgtgtgtgtgtgtgtgtgtgtgtgtgtgtgtgtgtgtgtgtgtgtgtgtgtgtgtgtgtgtgtgtgtgtgtgtatgtgtgtatgtgtgtgtgtcatttatcCGACAGGTAACACTAGAAGCGCTCCAGCTGTGGGCGGAGTCACCTTTCATCCACACTGGAATGAAACCGGAGCTTTCACTTTTTATATTAAGGAGTTCAGCGGATACAAAACccaatacatacatacaataatcGTCAGATTAATCgctaattaaaataattgacagtaaaacaatttaaatttaattgacttaaggtacagtgtgtagcaCTTAGGGGGAAtcccacacactgtccctttaaattaatctctaattatattttctttgctgTTTACGGGGTTTTTTtcctaaaaagaaaaatattgttACAAATatcttcccctcttcttttcttccagtcttttattttgtagtaatACTAACAGGAAGTATG
It contains:
- the kbtbd2 gene encoding kelch repeat and BTB domain-containing protein 2 — encoded protein: MSDPSERRPVNTDYAVSLLEQLKFFYEQKLLTDVVLLVEDAEFPCHKMVLATCSSYFRAMFMSGLSESKQTHVHLRNVDPATLQIIIAYAYTGNLAISDSTVEPLYETACFLQVEDVLLQCRDYLVKKINAENCVRMLSIGDLFSCSELKQSAKRMVEHKFPMVYRQESFLQLSHELVIDVLSSDNLNVEKEETVREAAMLWLEYNMEARSQHLSSVLSQIRIDALSEVTQRAWFQGLPPNDKSVVVQGLYKSMPKFFKPRLGMTKEETLIFMEAVSETQGDGYVMSSSVPTTVVCYSPQAEKVYKLNNPPGDLQKVGTLVTPDNDVFIAGGQIPLKNSITNHGKSGKLQAVFHSVDSFFWFDAQQNAWVPKTPMLCARIKPSLVHCEGYIYAIGGDNVGGELNKRTVERYDCEKDEWSMMSPLPFAWNWSTSVVAHDCIYVMTHDLMYCYFPRADTWVEMAMRQTSRCFASAAAFGDLIFYIGGLHVVSNSGVRLPTSTIDGSSVTVEIYDVGKNEWRQAANIPAKRYSDPCVRAVVLLNSLCIFMRETHMNERAKYAIYQYDMELDRWYLRQPVSERVLWDLGKDFRCAVGKLYPSCLEESPWKPPTYLFSPDGAEEFEVDGELVTLPHV